The following proteins are co-located in the Spinactinospora alkalitolerans genome:
- the thiE gene encoding thiamine phosphate synthase — MNASLRERLDSALLYLCTDARQGQGDLADFLDAALSGGVDIVQLRDKTLETRQELECLETVREACDRHGALLSVNDRADIARAVRADVLHLGQNDLPVPHAREIIGPGPLIGRSNNAPEMAAASAVEEGVDYFCVGPAWATPTKPGRPAAGLSVVEHAAGLGTDRPWFAIGGIDLSNLGQVLDAGARRVVVVRAITLAEDPRAAAAEFKRRLVAAGERGAGTASGGVGPVS; from the coding sequence GTGAATGCGAGCTTGCGGGAGCGCCTTGACTCCGCCCTGCTGTACCTGTGCACCGACGCCCGCCAGGGCCAGGGGGACCTGGCCGACTTCCTGGACGCGGCGCTGTCGGGCGGCGTGGACATCGTCCAGTTGCGCGACAAGACCCTGGAGACCCGCCAGGAGCTGGAGTGCCTGGAGACCGTTCGGGAGGCGTGCGACCGCCACGGCGCACTGCTGTCGGTCAACGACCGCGCCGACATCGCCCGCGCTGTGCGCGCCGATGTGCTGCACCTGGGCCAGAACGACCTGCCGGTGCCGCACGCTCGCGAGATCATCGGTCCCGGGCCGCTGATCGGGCGGTCCAACAACGCCCCGGAGATGGCCGCGGCCTCGGCCGTCGAAGAGGGCGTCGACTACTTCTGCGTCGGCCCGGCCTGGGCCACCCCCACCAAGCCGGGGCGCCCGGCCGCCGGCCTGTCCGTCGTGGAGCACGCGGCCGGACTCGGCACCGACCGCCCCTGGTTCGCCATCGGCGGCATCGACCTGTCCAATCTCGGCCAAGTACTGGACGCGGGCGCCCGCCGCGTCGTCGTGGTCCGCGCCATCACCCTGGCCGAGGACCCTCGGGCGGCTGCGGCCGAGTTCAAGCGCAGGCTGGTGGCCGCGGGGGAGCGCGGTGCCGGAACCGCGTCCGGCGGCGTCGGCCCGGTGTCGTGA
- a CDS encoding helix-turn-helix domain-containing protein → MTQIDRDTDALVGDWLTINETAQALGVSPNRIKQLINDHKLLGVRRSGVWSIPAVFIADGEIVKGLSGTLTVLADCGFTEDEALRWLFTADDTLPGAPIDALIANRGTEVRRRAQALAL, encoded by the coding sequence GTGACACAGATTGACCGCGACACCGACGCCCTCGTGGGCGACTGGCTCACCATCAACGAGACCGCCCAGGCGCTCGGTGTCAGTCCGAATCGGATCAAACAACTGATCAACGACCACAAGCTCCTCGGGGTGCGGCGCTCGGGGGTCTGGTCGATCCCCGCCGTCTTCATCGCCGACGGCGAGATCGTCAAGGGCCTCTCCGGTACGCTCACCGTCCTCGCCGACTGCGGTTTCACCGAGGACGAGGCGCTGCGCTGGCTGTTCACGGCCGACGACACGCTGCCCGGCGCCCCGATCGACGCCCTCATCGCCAACCGTGGCACCGAGGTGCGCCGCCGCGCCCAGGCACTGGCGCTGTAG